In Nitrososphaerota archaeon, a single genomic region encodes these proteins:
- a CDS encoding Hsp20/alpha crystallin family protein: MGWRFTTWRAEWGTRVLENPDSFQRVLDALIENAVGMMNHPVHPNVDPKSGLARRDDGELMESASRVTFILNAPGYWQEDLHVSVSADEVEVRGPDFVVRKRFLPDVDPASVEKSYTNGILEIRLKKLD, translated from the coding sequence TTGGGGTGGAGATTTACAACCTGGAGAGCGGAATGGGGGACGAGGGTTCTGGAGAATCCTGACTCCTTTCAGAGAGTACTGGATGCGCTAATCGAAAACGCCGTAGGCATGATGAATCATCCTGTACACCCAAACGTCGACCCCAAGTCGGGATTGGCGCGCAGAGATGACGGCGAGCTCATGGAGAGCGCTTCGCGCGTGACTTTCATCCTCAATGCGCCCGGCTATTGGCAGGAGGACCTGCATGTCTCCGTCTCCGCCGACGAGGTCGAGGTAAGGGGGCCTGACTTCGTTGTCAGGAAGCGATTCCTCCCGGATGTGGACCCCGCGAGCGTCGAGAAGAGCTACACGAATGGAATCCTTGAAATCCGGCTGAAAAAGCTGGACTAG
- a CDS encoding AbrB/MazE/SpoVT family DNA-binding domain-containing protein, giving the protein MPVPVIFRVKLGKTGNSLRITVPQPVVEGFGWKEKDEIVLYVTEQEITLRRLRDQGNDEKLRHRPPS; this is encoded by the coding sequence ATGCCTGTGCCCGTTATCTTCCGGGTCAAGCTGGGCAAGACCGGGAACAGCCTTAGGATTACGGTCCCCCAACCAGTCGTCGAAGGTTTTGGATGGAAGGAGAAGGACGAGATTGTTCTCTACGTCACCGAACAGGAAATCACCCTGCGAAGACTGAGGGACCAGGGCAATGATGAGAAACTGCGTCACCGACCACCTTCCTGA
- a CDS encoding putative sugar nucleotidyl transferase: protein MTVVVFEDDELAGFGPLVAMRHASQLAWGTRTLLESILLQVSDPAGHHLWGREGLADVAREELRTSYNEPVHGQVQFVNALARPGRSLRSLFERKGPFAAFSGDRLVAARNDASSLPPGVLARGGVAKAMKGAERLDVPSESLLRGYWELVKSNGLAIAEQAKHFEHPPALPTNAALRGPPSNLRLHGDAEVEEFVHFDARKGPIMIEEGALVESFSRVTGPCYIGPRTRLYSAQIGGGTSIFEGCRVGGQVDNSILMAHTNKAHQGYVGDSYVGEWVNIGAGSNFSNLKNTYGNVRLEVGGEKVDSGMMKVGPAVGDLGKLSIGTLVYAGKTLGTGCQLAGLARTNVPSFTYLAPTGKMTELLVDSVVETQRRMVERRGKTLTRAGEALLRTTFRLTSAERKKAGVRKGRLA from the coding sequence TTGACCGTAGTAGTTTTCGAAGACGACGAGCTGGCAGGCTTCGGCCCGCTGGTCGCCATGAGGCACGCGAGCCAACTCGCCTGGGGCACCAGGACCCTCCTCGAGTCCATCCTCCTGCAGGTATCCGACCCCGCAGGCCACCATCTCTGGGGGAGGGAGGGCCTGGCCGATGTCGCCCGCGAGGAGCTCCGGACCAGCTACAACGAACCGGTCCACGGTCAGGTTCAATTCGTCAACGCCCTCGCGAGGCCGGGCAGGTCGCTCCGGTCCCTCTTTGAGAGGAAGGGGCCCTTTGCTGCCTTCTCGGGGGATCGCCTTGTCGCCGCGAGGAATGATGCTTCTTCCCTCCCACCCGGAGTCTTAGCCAGAGGCGGGGTGGCCAAGGCGATGAAGGGAGCCGAGAGGCTCGACGTCCCCTCCGAAAGCCTCCTGAGGGGCTACTGGGAGCTCGTCAAGAGCAACGGGCTTGCCATAGCGGAACAGGCGAAGCACTTTGAACACCCCCCTGCCCTACCCACCAACGCGGCCCTCAGGGGCCCTCCTTCGAACCTAAGACTCCATGGGGATGCTGAGGTGGAAGAGTTTGTCCACTTCGACGCCAGGAAGGGGCCGATCATGATCGAAGAAGGGGCACTGGTAGAGAGCTTCTCTCGAGTGACCGGGCCCTGCTATATCGGTCCGCGGACCAGGCTCTACTCCGCCCAGATAGGCGGCGGGACCTCGATTTTCGAAGGGTGCAGGGTCGGGGGACAGGTGGACAACTCGATATTGATGGCTCACACGAACAAGGCCCACCAGGGCTACGTGGGCGACTCTTACGTCGGCGAATGGGTCAACATCGGCGCAGGGAGCAACTTCAGCAACCTGAAGAACACCTACGGGAACGTCAGACTAGAGGTCGGGGGTGAGAAGGTGGATTCAGGGATGATGAAGGTCGGCCCGGCCGTCGGAGACCTAGGCAAACTTTCTATCGGGACCCTGGTCTACGCAGGCAAGACACTCGGCACCGGCTGCCAGCTGGCCGGGCTCGCCAGGACGAACGTTCCCAGCTTTACCTACCTGGCCCCGACAGGGAAGATGACAGAACTGCTGGTCGATTCGGTCGTGGAGACCCAGCGGCGCATGGTGGAGAGGCGCGGAAAGACGCTCACGAGGGCGGGAGAGGCGTTGCTCAGGACGACCTTTCGTCTCACCTCAGCCGAAAGGAAGAAGGCAGGGGTGCGGAAGGGGCGCCTTGCGTGA
- a CDS encoding heme o synthase encodes MPLTRTIENYWRLTKPRIWGLLVFTGIIAMLVSYKETVGAVISPSLILVCFVALTLGSASADVLTNYHDRDIDKMMKRTMNRPIPSGEILPRNALVYGLTMASLSVLIPLLLINEASATFMLIGLLDNVVVYSLLLKRRSWLNIILGGFSGGMPVLVGYAAVPGSNPLSPIALYMSALVMVWIPTHIWSLAIFSRADYEAAKVPMLPVVFGDRVASVCVAGTSALLGVFSLALVFLRPSVIYAASAVFLGAIVLAYSAKLAVDRKRETAWTLFKITSPYLTLIFIALGVAVWT; translated from the coding sequence TTGCCTCTCACGCGGACCATCGAGAACTACTGGCGGTTGACAAAGCCGCGGATATGGGGTCTCCTGGTCTTCACCGGTATTATCGCAATGCTCGTGTCCTACAAGGAGACCGTCGGGGCGGTCATCTCGCCCTCACTCATCCTGGTCTGCTTCGTCGCCCTGACCCTTGGGAGCGCTTCAGCAGACGTGCTGACCAATTACCACGATAGGGACATCGACAAGATGATGAAACGGACTATGAACAGGCCGATACCGAGCGGAGAGATCCTCCCGAGGAACGCCCTGGTCTACGGCCTGACCATGGCCAGCCTCTCCGTTCTGATCCCCCTCCTTCTGATCAACGAGGCTTCGGCAACGTTCATGCTGATCGGCCTCCTGGACAACGTCGTGGTCTACTCCTTGCTCCTGAAACGCAGGAGCTGGCTCAACATAATCCTCGGAGGCTTCTCAGGAGGAATGCCCGTGCTCGTCGGTTATGCTGCTGTCCCCGGTTCAAACCCCCTCTCTCCCATCGCCCTTTACATGTCCGCACTGGTTATGGTCTGGATACCGACCCACATCTGGAGCCTTGCCATCTTCAGCAGAGCCGACTACGAAGCCGCGAAGGTACCCATGCTCCCCGTCGTGTTCGGCGACAGGGTCGCGTCCGTCTGTGTGGCGGGCACGTCCGCGTTGCTCGGGGTCTTTTCACTCGCCCTCGTCTTCCTTCGGCCGAGCGTCATTTACGCGGCCTCGGCGGTCTTCCTGGGCGCGATAGTGCTGGCCTACAGCGCGAAACTGGCAGTCGACAGGAAGCGCGAGACGGCCTGGACTCTATTCAAGATAACAAGCCCCTACCTTACGCTCATCTTCATCGCGCTCGGCGTCGCAGTCTGGACCTAG
- a CDS encoding twin-arginine translocase TatA/TatE family subunit produces MAFGDPLQIIVIGIIVVVIFLWGPQKIPDLARAMGRAKKEFDDASKEGSTPTHTGQDMTADQALLEAASRLGIFTEGKTRAQISQEIVERARSRA; encoded by the coding sequence TTGGCCTTTGGAGACCCGCTTCAAATAATCGTTATCGGAATAATCGTGGTAGTCATCTTCCTTTGGGGGCCGCAGAAGATCCCCGACCTTGCAAGGGCGATGGGACGGGCAAAGAAGGAGTTCGACGATGCCTCCAAGGAAGGCTCCACCCCGACGCACACTGGCCAGGACATGACAGCGGACCAGGCATTGCTGGAAGCAGCCAGCAGACTGGGAATCTTCACCGAGGGCAAGACACGGGCTCAGATTTCGCAGGAAATCGTCGAGCGAGCCAGGTCTCGAGCCTGA